A genomic window from Halogeometricum borinquense DSM 11551 includes:
- a CDS encoding DUF456 domain-containing protein, with protein MDPVALLAIGLAVVGVIGVVVPLVPGALVSVAGVLLYWWSTGYSEPSLLVLAALVLVGLVTVIIDYFGGVIAARAGGASSLTTAVGALVGFVLLFVTGPLGFLLGLAATVFAVEFYRNDNPEASARIALYTTVGVLASTVVQILLTGSILVVLVGTVVF; from the coding sequence ATGGACCCCGTTGCCCTCCTCGCAATCGGTCTCGCAGTCGTCGGTGTCATCGGCGTCGTCGTTCCGCTCGTTCCGGGCGCACTCGTCTCCGTCGCGGGCGTGCTTCTCTACTGGTGGTCAACCGGCTACTCCGAACCGTCGCTGCTGGTACTCGCCGCGCTCGTCCTCGTCGGCCTCGTGACCGTCATCATCGACTACTTCGGCGGTGTGATCGCCGCGCGGGCGGGCGGTGCGTCGTCGCTGACGACCGCTGTCGGCGCACTCGTCGGCTTCGTCCTTCTCTTCGTCACCGGCCCTCTCGGATTTCTCCTCGGCCTCGCCGCGACCGTGTTCGCCGTGGAGTTCTATCGGAACGACAATCCCGAGGCGAGCGCACGCATCGCCCTCTACACCACCGTCGGCGTCCTCGCCTCGACGGTGGTGCAGATCCTTCTCACCGGATCGATACTCGTCGTTCTCGTCGGCACCGTCGTCTTCTGA
- a CDS encoding glutamate--tRNA ligase translates to MDDDLRERVEREAEKHALLNAVKYESDADVGAVMGPLMGENPDFRPHGDEIPGVVGGVVARVNDLPTEKKRDRLEELAPEELAEMEAEAEADDQILPDLPNVEEYDEVRMRAAPNPNGPWHIGHARMPAVIGTYKDLYDGSFIVRFDDTDPETKRPDLDAYDAILEDVEYLGFEPDEVLRASDRVETYYDHAREIIEMGKAYTCSCSGEDFSELKNAGEPCPHRDKDPETTREEFEAMIDGEYSSGEMVLRIKTDIEHKNPALRDWVAFRMVDTPHPREEAADYRCWPMLDFQSGVDDHLTGVTHIIRGIDLQDSAKRQGFLYDYFGWEYPEVVHWGHVQVDAYDVKMSTSTLKEKIEAGELDGWDDPRAPTLKSLRRRGIRGSAIVDAMLELGTSTSDVDLSMSAIYSNNRDIVDDEADRYFLVRDGERFAVEGGPDAGHPALHPDHEDRGDRTVPATDGVRIESADVPASGERVWLKGYGCVRREDDALVHTDDTIEAVRSGDVDVIHWAPAEDNVAVRMRTMEGDVTGVAEPDFADTETDDVVQFERIGFVRVDSHDSDARDADDESVVYWSHK, encoded by the coding sequence ATGGACGACGACTTACGAGAGCGCGTCGAGCGAGAGGCGGAGAAACACGCCCTCCTCAACGCGGTCAAGTACGAGAGCGACGCCGATGTGGGCGCGGTCATGGGACCACTCATGGGCGAGAACCCCGACTTCAGACCGCACGGTGACGAGATTCCGGGCGTTGTGGGCGGCGTCGTCGCTCGCGTGAACGACCTTCCGACCGAGAAAAAGCGCGACCGACTGGAGGAGTTGGCCCCCGAGGAACTCGCGGAGATGGAGGCCGAAGCAGAGGCGGACGACCAGATTCTACCGGACCTGCCGAACGTCGAAGAGTACGACGAGGTGCGAATGCGCGCGGCACCCAACCCGAACGGCCCGTGGCACATCGGCCACGCGCGGATGCCCGCCGTCATCGGGACGTACAAGGACCTTTACGACGGGTCGTTCATCGTCCGCTTCGACGACACCGACCCCGAAACGAAGCGCCCCGACTTAGACGCCTACGATGCCATCTTGGAGGACGTAGAGTACCTCGGCTTCGAACCGGACGAGGTTCTGAGAGCCTCCGACCGGGTCGAGACGTACTACGACCACGCCCGAGAGATCATCGAGATGGGTAAGGCGTACACCTGTTCGTGTTCGGGTGAGGACTTCTCGGAGTTGAAGAACGCAGGCGAACCGTGTCCGCATCGCGATAAAGACCCCGAGACGACCCGCGAGGAGTTCGAGGCGATGATCGACGGCGAGTACTCCTCCGGCGAGATGGTCCTCCGCATCAAGACCGACATCGAACACAAGAACCCCGCCCTGCGCGACTGGGTGGCGTTCCGGATGGTTGACACGCCGCACCCGCGCGAGGAGGCGGCGGACTACCGGTGCTGGCCGATGCTCGACTTCCAGTCCGGCGTTGACGACCACCTGACGGGCGTCACGCACATCATCCGCGGCATCGACTTGCAGGACTCCGCAAAGCGCCAAGGGTTCCTCTACGACTACTTCGGCTGGGAGTATCCCGAAGTCGTCCACTGGGGCCACGTGCAGGTGGACGCCTACGACGTGAAGATGTCCACTTCGACGCTCAAGGAGAAAATCGAGGCCGGCGAACTCGACGGCTGGGACGACCCGCGCGCACCAACCCTCAAGAGCCTCCGACGCCGCGGTATCCGCGGGTCGGCCATCGTGGATGCGATGCTCGAACTCGGCACCTCCACCTCCGACGTGGACCTGTCGATGTCGGCCATTTACTCGAACAACCGCGATATCGTGGACGACGAGGCAGACCGCTACTTCCTCGTGCGCGACGGTGAGCGATTCGCCGTCGAAGGCGGACCGGACGCCGGTCATCCGGCGCTTCACCCCGACCACGAGGACCGCGGCGACCGGACCGTTCCGGCGACGGACGGCGTCCGCATCGAATCCGCGGACGTGCCCGCTTCGGGCGAACGCGTCTGGCTGAAAGGATACGGGTGCGTCCGCCGCGAGGACGACGCCCTCGTCCACACCGACGACACCATCGAAGCGGTTCGCTCCGGCGACGTGGACGTGATTCACTGGGCACCCGCCGAGGACAACGTCGCCGTCCGAATGCGGACGATGGAGGGCGACGTGACCGGTGTCGCCGAACCCGACTTCGCCGACACGGAGACCGACGACGTGGTGCAGTTCGAGCGCATCGGGTTCGTCCGCGTCGATAGCCACGACAGCGATGCCCGCGACGCGGACGACGAGTCCGTCGTCTACTGGTCGCACAAATAA
- a CDS encoding cyclase family protein, with amino-acid sequence MTRLVDLTRPVETGMPTYPGDPDVAVTPHATQEADGYRVSRLELGTHTGTHIDAPAHTERDGATLDSFDAERFRFDARLVDCRGVGANEAIGSEAVPETDAEMLVFRTGWEAEWGTDRMTEHPYLAPETAERCADAGYHVGIDALSPDPTGGNEASDGDADGHSDESGVPAHHALLGAGLLIVENLTNLGAVPERFELLALPLCVDADGAPVRAVARV; translated from the coding sequence ATGACCCGACTGGTGGACCTCACGCGACCGGTCGAAACCGGGATGCCGACGTATCCCGGCGATCCCGACGTGGCCGTGACACCGCATGCGACGCAGGAAGCGGACGGCTACCGCGTCTCTCGTCTCGAACTCGGGACGCACACCGGGACGCACATCGACGCCCCGGCGCACACCGAACGCGACGGCGCGACGCTCGATTCGTTCGACGCCGAGCGGTTCCGCTTCGATGCGCGTCTGGTAGACTGTCGCGGCGTCGGCGCGAACGAGGCCATCGGTTCCGAAGCAGTCCCCGAAACGGATGCGGAGATGCTCGTCTTCCGCACCGGGTGGGAAGCCGAATGGGGGACCGACCGGATGACCGAGCATCCGTATCTCGCGCCGGAGACAGCCGAACGGTGCGCTGACGCCGGATACCATGTCGGCATCGACGCGCTCAGTCCGGATCCAACGGGCGGGAACGAAGCGAGCGACGGCGACGCGGACGGCCACAGCGACGAGTCGGGTGTCCCAGCCCACCACGCACTCCTTGGTGCCGGACTGCTAATCGTCGAAAATCTCACTAACCTCGGCGCGGTGCCAGAACGGTTCGAGTTACTCGCGCTCCCGTTGTGTGTGGACGCCGACGGCGCGCCCGTGCGGGCCGTCGCGCGAGTGTAA
- a CDS encoding 4Fe-4S dicluster domain-containing protein, with product MPIDPNFETNCKPVDEEDGVTVWGPVDPPEKLGIHGTHVAVDFDICIGDGACLEDCPVDVFSWVDTPGHPESEVKVQPAREDQCIDCMLCVDVCPVDAIDVDPGRAGRV from the coding sequence ATGCCGATAGATCCGAATTTCGAGACGAACTGCAAGCCAGTCGATGAAGAAGACGGCGTGACAGTGTGGGGACCGGTAGACCCACCAGAGAAACTCGGTATCCACGGGACACACGTCGCGGTAGACTTCGACATCTGCATCGGAGACGGCGCGTGCCTCGAAGACTGCCCGGTAGACGTGTTCTCGTGGGTCGATACGCCCGGCCATCCCGAGTCAGAAGTGAAAGTTCAACCCGCCCGCGAGGACCAGTGTATCGACTGTATGCTCTGCGTAGACGTGTGTCCGGTTGACGCGATTGACGTAGACCCCGGCCGTGCGGGTCGCGTCTGA